A stretch of DNA from Vibrio gallaecicus:
TTCACATAAGTCTTCAATCATGCAACTACCACAGCGTGGTTTACGCGCCACACATGTATAACGCCCATGAAGTATTAGCCAGTGGTGCACATCCAGTTTGAATTCTTTGGGTATCACTTTTAATAGCTTTTGTTCTACATCATCAACCGTTTTACCCATTGCTAGCTTAGTGCGGTTTGATACACGATAGATATGGGTATCTACAGCTATCGTAGGCCATCCGAAAGCGGTATTTAGCACGACGTTTGCCGTTTTTCGACCAACACCGGGTAGCGCTTCTAACGCAGCACGATCTTCAGGGACTTCACCATTATGTAGATCGAGCAGCATGCGGCATGTTTTGATTGTGTTCTCAGCTTTGGAGTTAAATAACCCAATTGTCTTGATGTATTCTTTCAACCCATCCACACCTAAATCGAAAATTCCTTGAGGGGTATTCGCGATGGGGTATAGCTTATCAGTTGCTTTATTAACGCTCACATCAGTAGCTTGCGCCGATAGAAGTACCGCAATTAAAAGCTCAAAAGGAGAATTCCAATTTAACTCAGTTTGTGGCTTTGGATTGTCGTCTCTAAGACGCGTTAAAATCTCAACTCGTTTTACATTATTCATGGCGACATTACTTTCAGTTGTTGTGTAGATTACGCGCTTTAATAGCGTCTATTTAATCTTATTTTTTATATCTATTATTAAATCTTAACTAGGACGTTGCCGGCTTAATAGTAACGTCCTAGTTATTCTAGTTACGCATTGGTTACTCTAGCTCGTTCAATTGCAGGCTTTTCTTGTTTTGGCTGTTTAGATTTTGCTTGATGATCGATTATGTTTTTTAGTGCAATTAAGAACCCGACACCTATAAAAGCGCCTGGTGGTAGGAGTGCCAATAAGAAGCTATTGTCGAACTGAAATATTTCAATTCTTAGTGATGCAGCCCAATCACCGAGTAATAAATCTGCGCCATCAAACAAAGTTCCGTTACCTAGCACTTCTCTCATAGCACCAAGCACTACAAGTACAGCCGTCATACCTAAACCCATCCAAAAGCCATCCTGCGCTGCAGGTAAAACGTCATTTTTGGAAGCAAAGGCTTCAGCTCGACCAATGATGATACAGTTCGTCACAATCAAAGGAATGAAGATACCAAGTGATAGGTACAGCCCATAAGCGTAGGCATTCATTAATAACTGAACGCAGGTAACTAAAGAGGCAATAATCATAACGAAAACAGGAATTCGAACTTCTTTGGGAACGTGATTACGGACAAGAGAGACGACAACGTTTGATCCTACGAGAACGAGTAGAGTCGCAATCCCTAGACCTAAAGCATTTGTCACTGTTGAAGAAACGGCAAGTAATGGACAAAGCCCAAGAAGTTGCACAAGGGCAGGGTTATTTGCCCACATTCCATTTTTGATTAGTGTTTTATGATCACTCATTATTACCACCACAATTGAAAGGTTGTGAGTAAAGTGTTTCTTTATTCGTGTTTACATAAACTACAGCCTTTTTGACTGCTTTTACAACCGCTCTAGGCGTAATGGTTGCGCCCGTAAATTGGTCAAAATCACCGCCATCTTTTCGAACTGCCCAGCGGGATACATTACTTTCCGTGACTTGTTTACCTTTAAAAGATGTTATCCAGTCAGTGACTCGTAAATCAATTTTATCACCTAGGCCGGGAGTTTCTTTATGAGAAAGTACACGCGTGCCTAAAATTGTTCCATCTTGTTCAATACCAACAATGAGTTTTATTTCACCGTTATAGCCATCTGGCGCAATTGCTTCTATCGCGATGGCACTTGGTTGATCATTTAGTGTCGCTATATAGGCTGGCATAGATTGCTCAGTGCCTAGTTCAGGTGTGTTCAACAATATACAAGATGAAAAAAGCTCATTGTCATGTAGGTTATGTGGAACAACTTGGTTTAATACAGATAATAGTTGGGCTTGTTCTTGTTGCTTGATTGTGTCTTTCGTTAAGTAATGGGTGACAGCGACCAAACCCGTAGAAGCACAGGCAAAAATCGCAAGTGTTAGCCCATTTTTTCTGATGGCATTTAACATTGTGATGCTCCCTTAGTGTCCGTAAGTTCTTGGTTTTGTGTAGTAGTCAATAAGAGGTACACACATGTTAGCCAGTAAAACAGCAAAGGCGACACCATCAGGGAAGCCACCCCAACTACGAATGATAAAGACTAAACCGCCGATCAGAGCACCAAAGATTAACCGACCTTTCACAGTGGTTGAAGCAGACACCGGATCAGTAGCAATAAAGAATGCACCGAGCATTGTAGCGCCGGAAAGGAGGTGAATTATTGGTGATGCTGTTTCACCAGGTGTAAAAATGGAAAAAACTAAGCTAAACAAAACAAGGCTGGATAAAAACGCTACTGGAATGTGCCATTGAATTACTCGCTGCTTAATAAGAATGAGACCTCCAAGAAGGTAGGCGACATTAACCCACTCCCAACCTAACCCAGCTAACCAACTAAATTGAGGTTGGTTTAATGCCTCAGAAGGGGTGTTTCCGGCAAGTAATGAGGTTTTGAAAGCATCCAGTGGGGTTGCCATTGTTGTGCCATCAATTCCTAAGCGTGCTTGCTGTAAAGAAAGCCCTTCGTTATTAAACCCGGTAAAAATCATAAGTGCAGAATCAATAAAGCTAGTAGATTCAGCAGTTAAAGATATAGGTGCATTCCAACTCGTCATTTGAACTGGGAAAGATATTAAAAGGACAACATAAGCGACCATGGCTGGGTTAAATGGGTTTTGCCCGATTCCACCATACAAATGTTTAGCAATCACTATGGCGAAAAATACGCCAATAACAAGTAGCCACCAAGGGGAATGGGGGGGAATTGCTATGCTAATTAACCACCCAGTGACTATGGCGCTGTAATCTCTTAAAGCCATAATTGGAGGGCGCTTTCTTAGCAGCATGATTACTGCTTCAAAGGTAACCGCGAGCGTTAAAGCAAAACAAAGTTGTATGAGAGTGCCCCAACCGAAGAAATAGGTTTGAGCGAGCAGGCCCGGCGCTGCACATAAGGCTACCCACTTCATTAGGTCAGGAGTGCTTCGGCGGCTATGAGCGTGTGGTGAGCTAGCAATAAAAAAAGCCATTACTCTGTTTCCTCGTTATTCTTTTTGTCTTTTGCTATTTGTGCTTTTTTGGCTTTAGCACGAGCAATCGCGGCAGCAACTGCTGCTTTTTTAGGATCAACCTTAGTTTCAGTTTCTTGTTCAGGTGCGTCCGAAACTACTGTGCTTGTCGTTGATTCTTCATTATTCGCTCCAGCTTGCTGAGCCTTTTTAGCTTTTGCGCGAGCGATTGCAGCAGCAATCGCAGCTTTTTTCGGATCAATTTTGCTTTCAGTTTCCTGCTCAGGCGCATCTGAAACTACTGTGCTTGTCGTTGATTCTTCATTTTTTTCTCCAGCTTGCTGCGCCTTTTTAGCTTTGGCGCGAGCAATCGCAGCGGCAACCGCAGCTTTTTTCGTATCAACTTTGGTTTCAGTTTCTTGTTCAGGCGTTTCCGATATTGCCGAGCTTGTCGCGGATTCTTCATTATTCGCTTCAGCTTGTTGCGCCTTTTTAGCTTTGGCGCGAGCAATTGCAGCAGCAACCGCAGCTTTTTTAGGATCAATTTTGGTTTCAGTTTCCTGCTCAGATGCTTCCGAAGCTATTGAGCTTGTCGCTGACTCTTCATTATTCGCTTCAGCTTGCTGCGCCTTTTTAGCTTTGGCGCGAGCAATCGCAGCGGCAACCGCAGCTTTTTTCGTGTCAACTTTGGTTTCAGTTTCTTGTTCAGGCGTTTCCGAAATTGCCGAGCTTGTCGCGGATTCTTCATTATTCGCTTCAGCTTGCTGTGCTTTTTTAGCTTTGGCGCGAGCTATCGCGGCAGCAACAGCAGATTTTTTAGGGTCAACTTTGGTTTCAGTTTCCTGATCAGGTGCTTCAGAAGCTATTGAGCTTGTCGATGACTCTTCATCATTCGCTTCAGCTTGCTGGGCTTTTTTAGCTTTGGCACGAGCAATTGCAGCAGCAACCGCGGACTTTTTCGTATCAGCAGTTTCATCAGGTGATTTTGAATCCATAGCCGAATCTTTATTACTTGCTTCAGCCTGTTGCGCTTTTTTCGCTTTAGCCCGAGCAATAGCTTCTGCGACTGCAGATTGCTTATCTGAGGCGTTATTAGCTGGCGCAGTACTATTTTTCTCAGAGCTATTTTGCTCGCTAGATTCTGAGTCTAATTTTGCTTTACGCTCTCTAGCTTGTTTTTTCCTTTCCTCACGTAATTTTGCCATCTCTGAATTATCAGGTTGATCGCTATTGTTACTCTGAGCTTCTGCTTGTTTTGCTTTAGCTCTTGCGATAGCGGCAGCAACAGCGGGCTTCACAGCTGGTTTATCCGAGTCAGTATTAGACTTTTGCGCTTTAACACGAGCGATGGCCGCAGCAATTGCATCATCGCCATCAGAGGTTTTTAAATCTTTACGGCGATTATCAGCCGCTTTCTTAAATCGATTCTCGCGCTCTGCTTTATCACGCTCCATACGAGCATTTTTTTCTTCAAAACGAACTTTGGCTCGCTCAGCAGATGCAGCTTCATCTTTACGATTTTTTATCTCAGCTTTCGCTTGTCTGTAATATTGAACGAGTGGTATTTCACTT
This window harbors:
- the nth gene encoding endonuclease III is translated as MNNVKRVEILTRLRDDNPKPQTELNWNSPFELLIAVLLSAQATDVSVNKATDKLYPIANTPQGIFDLGVDGLKEYIKTIGLFNSKAENTIKTCRMLLDLHNGEVPEDRAALEALPGVGRKTANVVLNTAFGWPTIAVDTHIYRVSNRTKLAMGKTVDDVEQKLLKVIPKEFKLDVHHWLILHGRYTCVARKPRCGSCMIEDLCEFKEKTEI
- the rsxG gene encoding electron transport complex subunit RsxG, translated to MLNAIRKNGLTLAIFACASTGLVAVTHYLTKDTIKQQEQAQLLSVLNQVVPHNLHDNELFSSCILLNTPELGTEQSMPAYIATLNDQPSAIAIEAIAPDGYNGEIKLIVGIEQDGTILGTRVLSHKETPGLGDKIDLRVTDWITSFKGKQVTESNVSRWAVRKDGGDFDQFTGATITPRAVVKAVKKAVVYVNTNKETLYSQPFNCGGNNE
- the rsxD gene encoding electron transport complex subunit RsxD yields the protein MAFFIASSPHAHSRRSTPDLMKWVALCAAPGLLAQTYFFGWGTLIQLCFALTLAVTFEAVIMLLRKRPPIMALRDYSAIVTGWLISIAIPPHSPWWLLVIGVFFAIVIAKHLYGGIGQNPFNPAMVAYVVLLISFPVQMTSWNAPISLTAESTSFIDSALMIFTGFNNEGLSLQQARLGIDGTTMATPLDAFKTSLLAGNTPSEALNQPQFSWLAGLGWEWVNVAYLLGGLILIKQRVIQWHIPVAFLSSLVLFSLVFSIFTPGETASPIIHLLSGATMLGAFFIATDPVSASTTVKGRLIFGALIGGLVFIIRSWGGFPDGVAFAVLLANMCVPLIDYYTKPRTYGH
- the rsxC gene encoding electron transport complex subunit RsxC, with translation MISLIEQIRTGSLWSFPGGVHPAENKTQSNSTELVHARIPSEIVLPVKQHIGKAGNLLVAAGDTVKKGQPLTSLDSGFTLPVHAPTSGQVIAIEPRVTAHPSGLTELSVIIKPDGLDVWCDKKPVDDFISKTSDQLLDTIREAGISGMGGAGFPTAKKIQSGLGRTEILIVNAAECEPYITSDDKLLQEHAEEILQGIEIVEHILKPKLTVIGIEDNKPKAIQALEAAAINKDIVIRVIPTKYPSGGEKQLIKILTNKEVPAGGIPADIGVLVQNVSSLFSIKKAVIDGEPVINRVVTLTGKTFKQPRNVWALLGTPVHELLEEFDYKADKKLPRLILGGPMMGFTLPSSSVPITKTSNCILAPTRKEISPNQYEMECIRCGQCAEACPASLLPQQLQWHAKANEYDKCEELNLKDCIECGACAYVCPSEIPLVQYYRQAKAEIKNRKDEAASAERAKVRFEEKNARMERDKAERENRFKKAADNRRKDLKTSDGDDAIAAAIARVKAQKSNTDSDKPAVKPAVAAAIARAKAKQAEAQSNNSDQPDNSEMAKLREERKKQARERKAKLDSESSEQNSSEKNSTAPANNASDKQSAVAEAIARAKAKKAQQAEASNKDSAMDSKSPDETADTKKSAVAAAIARAKAKKAQQAEANDEESSTSSIASEAPDQETETKVDPKKSAVAAAIARAKAKKAQQAEANNEESATSSAISETPEQETETKVDTKKAAVAAAIARAKAKKAQQAEANNEESATSSIASEASEQETETKIDPKKAAVAAAIARAKAKKAQQAEANNEESATSSAISETPEQETETKVDTKKAAVAAAIARAKAKKAQQAGEKNEESTTSTVVSDAPEQETESKIDPKKAAIAAAIARAKAKKAQQAGANNEESTTSTVVSDAPEQETETKVDPKKAAVAAAIARAKAKKAQIAKDKKNNEETE
- a CDS encoding electron transport complex subunit E, with translation MSDHKTLIKNGMWANNPALVQLLGLCPLLAVSSTVTNALGLGIATLLVLVGSNVVVSLVRNHVPKEVRIPVFVMIIASLVTCVQLLMNAYAYGLYLSLGIFIPLIVTNCIIIGRAEAFASKNDVLPAAQDGFWMGLGMTAVLVVLGAMREVLGNGTLFDGADLLLGDWAASLRIEIFQFDNSFLLALLPPGAFIGVGFLIALKNIIDHQAKSKQPKQEKPAIERARVTNA